One Helianthus annuus cultivar XRQ/B chromosome 7, HanXRQr2.0-SUNRISE, whole genome shotgun sequence genomic region harbors:
- the LOC110866536 gene encoding extensin-like — MPPRVRGKGKGPMRGGPSAGPSHRRTPSASFSSSDSRDHWGHSFEPARHSILLSSSPSFHPSFGPPVPDEPQHSQHSQHSHHCHESHQSYHSLHSHSFHHSDSTYSPAQFNPNDYVNDFLGYNPLGPEDHFSQEMEMDDDPDPEMQTGTPGHPISILSGSPFQGSPYSGPDSYQERMAAYDWYFTPSYHSSPAQPPLVEPHPQAVSSPPLPVEEPPQQPPQPPPEPPRQRRNARISVRGGPRFSSPQRSSSYPPIP; from the coding sequence ATGCCGCCAAGagttaggggtaaaggaaagggTCCCATGCGAGGGGGACCATCAGCAGGACCTTCACATCGACGCACCCCGTCTGCGTCATTTTCCAGTTCTGACTCCCGTGACCATTGGGGTCACTCTTTCGAGCCAGCGAGACATTCTATCTTGTTGAGCTCATCTCCTTCATTCCATCCATCTTTCGGGCCGCCTGTTCCAGACGAGCCCCAGCATTCGCAACATTCTCAACACTCCCATCACTGCCATGAATCTCACCAATCTTACCATTCGTTGCACTCTCATTCCTTTCATCATTCAGATTCTACCTACTCTCCGGCACAGTTTAATCCGAATGATTATGTCAACGACTTTTTAGGCTACAACCCTTTGGGCCCTGAGGATCACTTTTCTCAGGAAATGGAAATGGACGACGACCCGGACCCAGAAATGCAAACCGGAACACCGGGCCACCCAATTAGCATCTTAAGCGGTTCCCCATTTCAAGGATCACCGTACAGTGGGCCTGATTCATACCAAGAGAGGATGGCCGCGTATGATTGGTACTTTACTCCTTCGTACCATAGTTCTCCTGCTCAACCTCCTTTGGTTGAACCCCATCCTCAAGCAGTTTCATCTCCACCACTTCCTGTTGAGGAGCCGCCTCAACAGCCACCTCAACCACCTCCCGAGCCTCCGAGGCAAAGGAGGAATGCACGTATATCAGTGCGAGGAGGACCTCGTTTTAGTTCTCCTCAGCGTTCAAGTTCTTACCCTCCTATTCCCTAG